The proteins below come from a single Papaver somniferum cultivar HN1 chromosome 11, ASM357369v1, whole genome shotgun sequence genomic window:
- the LOC113321215 gene encoding protochlorophyllide-dependent translocon component 52, chloroplastic-like, with product MRTLEVLSSSALIQTRFHKSSNHYPICSPLSFFNANPLMNSSFQKISVNKSRFKISSTSSSSISSEPIINPSSLENEFQEEEEEKFDWFSHWYPIIPLCDLDKRVPHAKRVMGLDIVVWWDRNEDKWQVHHDSCPHRLAPLSEGRIGQWGRLQCVYHGWCFDGAGDCKFIPQAPIDGPRVNTFKKACARVYPSLEQNGLLWFWPNTDPQYKNIATKEKPLYIPELDDPSFSSLMGNREIPYGYEVLIENLMDPAHVPYAHYGIMRLPSKSPKLDREGGTPIEINVQRLDKTGFLAKQDRGYNKFIAPCVFYAYPNMTSGSGSLSSMGSEKAAPEAVKKRQMLLIFLCIPVGPGRSRVIWTFPRNFGQWLDKVIPRWVFHVGQNLILDSDLYLLHLEEHKLIDAGYTNWQKACFVPTKSDGLVVAFRKWLRKYSGGQIDWGTKFKGILPPTPPKEQLMDRYWSHVVNCSSCRVALKGLRILEVALPVVAVVAIGIVAAVKQGFLASMAVRISIVTLAVLCFAASKWLSHFIYKNFYFHDYNHALR from the exons ATGCGAACTCTTGAAGTCCTTTCTTCTTCAGCACTAATCCAAACTAGATTCCACAAATCTTCAAATCATTACCCCATTTGTTCACCTCTTTCCTTCTTCAATGCAAATCCACTCATGAATTCTTCTTTCCAAAAGATTTCTGTAAACAAATCCAGATTCAAGAtttcttcaacatcatcatcatcaatttcGTCTGAACCCATAATAAACCCATCATCACTTGAGAATGAATttcaagaagaagaggaggagaaatTCGACTGGTTTTCACACTGGTATCCAATAATTCCACTCTGTGATTTGGATAAGAGGGTCCCACATGCAAAGAGAGTAATGGGTTTAGACATTGTTGTGTGGTGGGATAGAAATGAAGATAAATGGCAAGTACATCATGATAGTTGTCCTCATAGATTAGCTCCTCTTTCAGAAGGTAGAATTGGTCAGTGGGGAAGGTTGCAGTGTGTTTATCATGGATGGTGTTTTGATGGTGCTGGTGATTGCAAATTCATTCCACAAGCACCAATTGATGGCCCTCGG GTCAACACTTTCAAGAAAGCATGTGCCAGAGTGTATCCAAGTTTGGAGCAAAATGGACTACTTTGGTTTTGGCCAAACACAGATCCTCAATACAAAAATATTGCTACCAAAGAAAAACCTCTGTATATCCCAGAGTTGGATGATCCATCGTTTTCATCCTTAATGGGGAATAGAGAAATTCCCTATGG ATATGAAGTTCTGATCGAAAATCTCATGGACCCTGCTCATGTTCCATATGCGCATTATGGAATAATGCGATTACCCAGCAAATCCC CTAAGCTTGACAGAGAAGGTGGTACGCCTATCGAGATTAATGTGCAAAGGTTAGATAAAACGGGCTTCCTTGCGAAGCAGGACCGTGGGTATAACAAATTTATAGCGCCATGCGTATTTTATGCTTATCCGAATATGACATCAGGGAGTGGATCTCTATCATCCATGGGTAGTGAAAAG GCGGCACCAGAAGCTGTTAAAAAACGACAAATGCTACTTATATTTTTGTGCATCCCAGTTGGCCCTGGTAGGAGCAGAGTTATATGGACTTTTCCGAGAAACTTTGGACAATGGCTTGACAAAGTAATTCCCAGATGGGTCTTTCATGTGGGACAAAACTTGATTCTTGATTCAGATTTGTATCTTCTTCACTTGGAG GAGCATAAGCTAATTGATGCTGGATATACCAATTGGCAAAAGGCGTGCTTCGTGCCCACCAAGTCAGATGGTCTTGTTGTTGCCTTCAGAAAGTGGTTAAGAAAATATTCAGGTGGTCAAATCGATTGGGGTACCAAGTTCAAGGGGATTCTTCCCCCAACTCCTCCCAAAGAGCAGCTAATGGACAG GTACTGGTCTCACGTGGTAAACTGCAGTAGCTGTCGTGTCGCACTTAAGGGTCTAAGAATTCTAGAAGTTGCCTTGCCTGTTGTGGCAGTAGTTGCAATTGGAATTGTTGCAGCTGTAAAGCAAGGTTTTCTGGCGTCGATGGCTGTGCGGATTAGTATAGTCACTCTAGCGGTGTTGTGTTTTGCTGCTTCAAAATGGCTTTCTCACTTCATCTACAAGAACTTCTATTTCCACGACTATAATCACGCTCTAAGATGA
- the LOC113321214 gene encoding uncharacterized protein LOC113321214, with protein sequence MGNCLSFPSTNLSKKVEQVSPIQTVFKLPSPLPIWPAGEGFANGSIDLGGLEVCQVSSFAKIWATHEGGIDNLGVTFFEPSQILDGFIMLGCYSQPSNKSQFGWVLAGKDVAGEVLRTPVDYTLVWSSESVKIKQDGNGYIWYPVPPEGYKSVGLMVTNSPEKPRLDKIRVVRADFTEECEKDTWIWGDDKAAQSSKVNIYALRPKTRGTQAHGVCMGTFQVDGAASALSLSCLKNKQFSLSHMPNLDQIKSITQTYSPLIYLHPDEPFLPSSVSWFFNNGALLYKQGEESDPVRIDSTGSNLPQGGSNDGMYWLDLPIDGAAKGKVKKGDLQSSNAYFHVKPMLGATFTDISIWVFYPFNGAARAKVKFINIPLGKIGEHVGDWEHMTLRVSNFSGELWRVYYSEHSGGSWLNASEVEFVSGKNKVAAYSSLHGHAFYARPGLVLQGNNDIGIRNDTSKSKIMMDTGERFELVSAEYLGSMVAEPPWLNFNRPWGPKINYDTREELKNVEKLLPGNLKTQFEKFVNGLPNEVFGEEGPLGPKMKNSWNGDEV encoded by the exons ATGGGAAACTGTCTCTCTTTTCCTTCAACAAATCTCTCCAAGAAAGTAGAACAGGTTTCGCCAATTCAAACAGTTTTCAAACTTCCTTCTCCACTGCCAATTTGGCCAGCAG GCGAAGGATTTGCAAATGGAAGTATAGACTTGGGAGGATTAGAAGTATGTCAGGTCTCAAGTTTTGCAAAGATTTGGGCTACTCATGAAGGTGGAATAGATAATCTTGGTGTGACATTTTTCGAACCTTCGCAGATACTAGATGGGTTTATCATGCTTGGCTGTTATAGCCAACCCAGCAATAAATCTCAATTTGGTTGGGTTCTGGCAGGGAAAGATGTTGCAGGTGAGGTACTTAGGACGCCCGTTGATTACACACTTGTTTGGAGCAGTGAGTCTGTGAAAATTAAGCAGGATGGAAATGGTTACATCTGGTATCCAGTTCCACCAGAAGGTTATAAATCTGTAGGTCTTATGGTGACCAACTCACCGGAGAAGCCACGGCTGGACAAAATTCGGGTGGTTCGAGCAGACTTTACAGAAGAATGCGAGAAAGACACTTGGATATGGGGAGATGATAAGGCAGCTCAATCAAGTAAGGTTAATATCTATGCATTGAGACCCAAAACAAGGGGAACCCAAGCTCATGGTGTTTGTATGGGTACATTTCAAGTTGATGGTGCAGCTTCAGCCTTATCTCTATCTTGTTTGAAAAACAAACAGTTCAGTTTATCTCACATGCCTAATttggatcaaattaaaagcataacACAAACTTATTCTCCACTGATTTACTTGCACCCCGACGAACCATTTCTTCCCTCGTCAGTGTCTTGGTTTTTCAACAATGGGGCTCTATTATATAAACAAGGTGAAGAATCAGATCCTGTTCGGATCGACTCAACCGGTTCGAATCTTCCTCAAGGTGGTTCTAATGATGGCATGTATTGGTTGGATCTTCCTATCGATGGAGCTGCCAAAGGAAAAGTTAAGAAAGGAGATTTGCAGTCCTCAAATGCTTATTTTCACGTCAAACCCATGCTAGGTGCAACATTTACTGATATCTCAATCTGGGTCTTTTACCCGTTTAACGGGGCGGCAAGGGCCAAGGTGAAATTCATTAACATTCCACTAGGCAAGATAGGTGAACATGTTGGAGACTGGGAACATATGACGTTAAGAGTAAGTAATTTCAGTGGGGAGTTGTGGAGAGTCTATTATTCAGAGCATAGTGGTGGTTCCTGGTTGAATGCATCCGAGGTTGAATTTGTAAGTGGTAAAAACAAAGTTGCAGCTTACTCTTCGTTACACGGTCATGCGTTTTATGCGAGACCTGGATTAGTCTTACAAGGGAATAATGATATCGGAATTCGAAATGACACTTCAAAGAGCAAAATTATGATGGATACTGGAGAAAGATTTGAGTTAGTTTCAGCTGAGTACTTGGGTTCAATGGTTGCCGAGCCACCGTGGTTGAATTTTAATCGGCCATGGGGTCCGAAGATTAACTATGACACCAGAGAAGAACTGAAGAATGTTGAGAAATTGCTTCCTGGGAATCTTAAAACTCAATTTGAGAAATTTGTTAACGGCCTTCCAAATGAAGTGTTTGGAGAGGAAGGACCACTTGGACCCAAGATGAAGAATAGCTGGAATGGAGATGAAGTCTGA